The nucleotide sequence CGCAAGGTCTTTTGAGCTACCACATTCACGCGACCGCCATCGAGGCCGCCGCGCGCGTCGACGCCGGCGAGCACCACACCGGCGTCCTGCTCGCTCGCACGGCGCTCGGCGCGATCGAGGCCACGAGCTTCTCCGAGTACGGCATCGAGGTCCGCGCGCTCTGCATCGAAGCCTTGCGCAAAGGCAGCTCGAGCGGCGCTCGTGACGCGTTGCTCCGCGCCGCGGCGCACGTACGCAAGGTCGCCGGGTACATCCGAGATGCTCGTCTCCGCGCGCTCTTCTTGCGAAGACCGGTCGTCGAGCGCATTCTGTCCGAGGCAGAAGGATCGGACGTATCTTCGCGCTCCGATCCGCTCAGTCGCGGCGGAATGGCATGAGTTCGAAGTCCACGAAGCGCAGGCGAAAGGTCGCGTTGATCCTGTCGGGCGGCGGCGCGCGCGGCGCGTACGAGGTCGGCGTCATGTCGTACGTGCTCGACAACTTCGCGCGCGTACGCGGCGCGGTGCCGCGCATCGACATCCTCTGCGGCACCTCGGTCGGCGCGATCAACGCGTGTTTCCTCGCGGCGCACCTCGGCGACGCGACGACCGGCATTCGCCGCCTCGCGAACCTCTGGACCGAGCTCGATCTGCCGGACGTGCTCGGCTTCGGCCTCCGCCAGGCCGTGAGCTTGCCGCGTGTCCTCTTCGGCGGCGGCAAGGCGGCGGCCGGCGTCTTCGACGTCACGCCGATGGCCAAGCTCGTCGAGCGCGAGATCCCGTGGCGCGCCATCGCGCGCACGCTCCGCCGCGGCCACCTCGGAGCGCTCAGCGTCTCGGCCACCGAGGTCGGTTCGGGCCGCACGGTCATCTTCATGCAGACCGGCCCCGACGGCGCGTTGCCCACGACCGCGCCGCCGCGCACGCTCATCCGCGGCGCTCACATCGGCCCGCTGCACGCGCTCGCCTCGGCGGCGATCCCCATCTTGTTCCCGCCGGTGCGTATCGGCCGCGAGCTCTTCATGGATGGCGGCGTCCGGCAGAACACGCCGATCGCGCCGGCGCTCCGGCTCGGCGCGACACACGTCTTCGCGATCGGCCTCTCGCGCGAGCTCGGCCCGAGCCCCACGCCCGAGGACGAGAAGCCGCCGGGCGCGGCCTTCTTGCTCGGCAAGATCCTGAACGCGTTCCTCCTCGATCACATCCAGACGGACCTCGAGGTGATGACGCGCTTGAACCACATCATCGAGGACGCGGAGAACACCTACGGTCCGGACTTCCTGCCGAAGGTGAACGCCAGCGCCGATCGTCGCGGCAGCATGCCGTACAACCGCATCCACTCGCTCGTCGTGCGCCCGAGCGAGGACATCGGCCGTCTCGCGGCCGAGTACGTGCGTCGCGGCAACATCCACGGCGGACCGGCCTTCGCGCGGCGCATGCTCACGCTCGTCGACGTCGGCGAGGCGACCGAAGCGGACCTCGCGAGTTACCTGCTCTTCGACGGCGCCTTCGCGCGCAGGCTCATCGATCTCGGCCGCGCCGACGCCGAGGCGCGCAGGCACGACATCGCGGACTTCTTCGGCAGCGCGGACGAGGACGACGCGCCTCGCCACGCCGAGAACACCACCTGGACGATCCCGCCTCCGGTCGAGTGACGCGCGCCGCAAGGGCACCGTCGCTCGCGACAAGGGCACCGTCGCTCGCGACGAGGGCACCATCGCTCGCGACGAGGGCACCATCGCTCGCGCCATGGGCACCGTCGCTCGCGCCATGGGCACCGTCGCTCGCGTCATGGGCACCGTCGCTCGCGACAAGGGCACCGTCGCTCGCGCCATGGGCACCGTCGCTCGCGCCATGGGCACCGTCGCTCGCGACAAGGGCACCGTCGCTCGCGCCGAGGGCACCGTCGCTCGCGACGAGGGCACCGTCGCTCGCGACGAGGGCACCGTCGCTCCCCGGGCCGTCCCGGCGCTAGCCCTCGATCGCCGCGACCCTCCGGCCTGTTCGGCTCGCCGCGTACGTCGCCGCGCGGAGCATCTGGAACGGCCCGATCGGCATGATCCCGCGACCTGCGTGGAACGGCGTGAACGACAGCGACTCCTGATCCACGAGCGATCGCTCCTCCAGATCGATCACCGCAACGGCTTGCCAGCGCGACACGCGCACGATCCCCTCCGGCGCGCGGAGCCGCGCCGCGAGGCCCCCCGCCTGCATCACCTCGAGCGTGAACACGGCGTTGCCCGCGGCGACGGCTCGCTCCAGCCGCGCGCGCCGGCTGCCGTGTGAATCCTTCTGCCGCGTCGGCACGAGCCTGAACTTCACGCGCCCGAGCCCGAGCACGTAAAACGGCAGGATCGCGTGGTACGCGTTCGCCAGGAAGTCGCGCACGTTCGTGGTCAGCGGCGCGAGCGGGAGCGACAAGATGTGCTGGAACGTCGCGAAAAGCAGGTCTTGATCCCGCGCGGACGCCTCCACGCTCGTCGCCGTCGGCGCGCGCCCGCAGAACCGCACCGCGATCCCCAGCGCGTCCGGCAGCTCCTTTTCGTGACGCCACCACGCGCTCGACAGCCGGACGAGCGCGGGCCCCGCGAGCCTCTGCGCGAGCTCACCCACGGCGCCCTCGCGCACGAGCGGCCTCACGTCCGCCCGGAACAGGACGCCGTCCGGATGAAAGACCCGCGCACGCCGGAGGAGGCTGCCCTCCCCCGTGAGCGGAGCCAAAATGCCGCCGATCGCCCGCCCCAACGCCTCGGTTGCCCGCATCACGCCCCTCCCCTTCGGTAGAACCTGGGCGTCCGCGCCACCCCTCCGCAAGCCCTTGCCATCTTCTCCACCCGCCGCCGACGTTCCCCGTCCGTTCTCAATGATTTCGAGGCATTAGGAGATCCCCCGGCAGGCGTGCACCTCGCCGCCGTGTCACCATTAACGTAATGCATCACACGCTCGTGATTTCCGACATCCACCTCTGCGAAGTGGAGCCGGGGACCGGTCCGTGGATGCGTCATCGGCAGCGAGCTTTCCTGCCGGACGGCGAGATCGCGAGCATGCTCGGCGCGGTCCTCGAGGCGGTCCGAGGTCAGCGGATGACGCTCGTTTTGAACGGGGACGTCTTCGACTTCGACGCGCCACGCGTGATCGACGGCCGCAGCGTCTGTCACGATCTGCCACGCGACGCCGAGCACGGCGTGCCCGCGATCGCGGCGATCCTCGACGATCACCCGATCGTCGTCGAGGCGCTCGGGCGCGTGCTCGACGAGGGGCACGAG is from Polyangium spumosum and encodes:
- a CDS encoding patatin-like phospholipase family protein produces the protein MSSKSTKRRRKVALILSGGGARGAYEVGVMSYVLDNFARVRGAVPRIDILCGTSVGAINACFLAAHLGDATTGIRRLANLWTELDLPDVLGFGLRQAVSLPRVLFGGGKAAAGVFDVTPMAKLVEREIPWRAIARTLRRGHLGALSVSATEVGSGRTVIFMQTGPDGALPTTAPPRTLIRGAHIGPLHALASAAIPILFPPVRIGRELFMDGGVRQNTPIAPALRLGATHVFAIGLSRELGPSPTPEDEKPPGAAFLLGKILNAFLLDHIQTDLEVMTRLNHIIEDAENTYGPDFLPKVNASADRRGSMPYNRIHSLVVRPSEDIGRLAAEYVRRGNIHGGPAFARRMLTLVDVGEATEADLASYLLFDGAFARRLIDLGRADAEARRHDIADFFGSADEDDAPRHAENTTWTIPPPVE